Proteins encoded within one genomic window of Triticum aestivum cultivar Chinese Spring chromosome 2D, IWGSC CS RefSeq v2.1, whole genome shotgun sequence:
- the LOC123048508 gene encoding two-component response regulator ORR42-like — protein sequence MELKAKGFTSIKALLVEDIEVCRLVLSTFLLRLHCEVTLAMNGKEAVDLFLEGKKFDIVLFDKDMPVMTGPEAIVKIRAMGETDVKIVGVSADNHAMEAFMSAGADLFVPKPIRMEALGPIIQDVINKKTNDMV from the exons ATGGAGCTCAAGGCCAAAGGATTCACCTCTATCAAGGCACTACTTGTAGAGGACATTGAAGTTTGTAGGTTGGTCCTCTCAACGTTTCTGCTCAGACTTCACTGTGAGGTTACTCTAGCCATGAATGGGAAGGAAGCTGTTGATTTGTTCCTTGAGGGGAAAAAGTTTGACATTGTTTTGTTCGATAAGGATATGCCCGTCATGACTGGTCCAGAG GCAATTGTGAAGATCCGTGCTATGGGGGAAACTGATGTGAAGATTGTTGGGGTTTCTGCCGATAATCATGCCATGGAGGCGTTCATGAGTGCTGGTGCTGATTTATTTGTGCCCAAACCAATAAGGATGGAGGCCCTCGGTCCTATCATTCAGGATGTCATCAACAAGAAGACGAATGACATGGTCTAG